A genomic region of Zygotorulaspora mrakii chromosome 7, complete sequence contains the following coding sequences:
- a CDS encoding uncharacterized protein (similar to Saccharomyces cerevisiae YLR278C; ancestral locus Anc_6.75) has product MAVMGRPKKDVSEENMRRFQKELELAGEDSNSLLVDKKGRSRACLLCRRRKQKCDHKQPSCTTCLKANVKCIQPAKYGAGDYSSDVSSPSSLPSSSVLRVKRNKSNSKAGASTSSGSPMPGATLLGQEAAPMTSKAINTAPTTENAENGLAKHTQYVSFLENKIKLLESFVQPQIPLNQQYPIQFQPQGNPSLQASASIPNSTAGELRLPTPAANTQNNLTFFVNKSSFQKDYVPALASDSLDSIDFSKCIFAKYNLKEFLDYDPVFEFDEITSRSFLDMFFNRLQFKYPLLDEQEIYVFHEDYIRNSIRSYSDCGFHFACGRMWLVFSISACLCMTTGKYRGLPPVRYFSTAIRHITRCGQNLNYVQQIELLTLLVLYILRTDRDSSVLYDIIKDVMYIIKDKLAANQWNPNDPFAHKRLRLFWCVYLLERMICVAVGRSFTIKESEINLPLFNENSFNTRPMPVSSASQNQTRGVHFINQSLKLRRIESQFVEKLNILPQRQNRKELLREQLPLVKKFFHDLEVWRSSCSSDNVKNFENETLKLYYYRSVRLLIQPYLEFLAPEDRLFKECQAAAGQICQLYKIFHQKTLTGHSTPAVHTVFVAGVTLIYCMWLARNNDDKRRRKLGDASKHTRPLISASLFSTMDDLRACSVCLYVMTERSKFARIFRDTFDQLMSATVGNLIERCGPDSSELIFLSQSKVNGGTNAFSNEILPNNTGMPPAVDRIFGSRQAEEHVGFVEISQVDPEEQKELKKKQGDLEKTSVPKSLSHLLIKVENPHENDRGKLSSCWPHASAAQSEAKQIDSLVEQDETNNQYIVKKPTTSEESDWRLFQQQALLQQHSARQNLQACLSSLKYTQKQGDSLAFDNFKSSIRPADRSSNMTKTFIEDHVNNNDLQPNLNSGLKGNEIAYNQGNVNEIGNCEQSSVQALTPMVSSQNGSQENSPDSLLNGGILFNNGTHNMINNISTWTKDSVANFLSDEVPFHDMFCGKQDGTSINQQQQQSSIQPQPQLPHTQQLYASNLSVSSIADNRIHNTYEPHSFPETPGNSEPHDKIFEEVNMGGDLKGTHEQRKAQIQLPSTTSKEDKFWTVNDDYGFLA; this is encoded by the coding sequence ATGGCGGTCATGGGACgtccaaaaaaagatgttaGCGAGGAGAATATGCGACGATTTCAGAAGGAGTTGGAGCTAGCGGGCGAGGACAGTAATTCTCTATTAGTTGACAAAAAGGGACGCTCCAGGGCATGTCTCCTGTGTCGTCGCAGAAAACAAAAGTGTGATCATAAGCAGCCCAGTTGCACGACATGTCTGAAAGCCAATGTGAAGTGTATTCAGCCCGCAAAATACGGAGCGGGAGATTATAGTAGTGATGTGAGCTCGCCAAGCTCTCTACCATCTTCATCGGTGTTAAGGGTCAAGCGAAATAAGAGCAATTCCAAAGCCGGTGCTTCGACGAGCTCAGGGTCTCCTATGCCAGGTGCGACTCTGTTGGGCCAGGAAGCAGCCCCCATGACCTCCAAAGCAATCAACACTGCTCCTACAACTGAAAATGCCGAAAATGGATTAGCTAAGCACACCCAGtatgtttcttttctagaaaataaaattaaaCTGTTAGAGTCCTTTGTTCAACCCCAAATACCGCTAAACCAACAATATCCAATACAATTCCAGCCTCAAGGCAATCCAAGTTTGCAAGCCAGTGCATCTATTCCTAACAGTACTGCAGGTGAACTGAGACTTCCCACTCCAGCGGCTAACACTCAGAACAACCTCACGTTTTTTGTCAATAAAAGTTCGTTTCAGAAAGACTATGTTCCAGCTCTAGCATCAGATTCCTTAGATTCTATTGACTTCTCAAAGTgtatttttgcaaaatataatttgaaagagtttttgGATTATGATCCAGTTTTTGAGtttgatgaaattactTCACGTTCATTTCTCGATATGTTTTTCAACCGATTGCAATTCAAATACCCGTTACTAGACGAACAAGAGATTTATGTCTTTCATGAAGATTACATTAGAAACAGTATTCGTTCCTATTCTGACTGTGGCTTTCATTTCGCCTGCGGTAGAATGTGGTTAGTCTTTAGTATAAGCGCATGTCTTTGTATGACAACGGGAAAGTACCGGGGATTGCCTCCTGTGCGTTACTTCTCCACAGCAATTCGTCATATAACGAGGTGCGGCCAGAATCTAAATTACGTTCAACAAATCGAGCTTCTGACCTTGCTGGTATTGTATATCTTAAGAACAGATCGCGACTCTTCGGTCCTTTATGATATCATAAAAGATGTGATGTATATTATCAAGGATAAATTGGCTGCAAATCAGTGGAATCCGAATGATCCATTCGCTCACAAGAGGCTAAGGTTATTTTGGTGTGTGTATTTACTGGAAAGGATGATTTGTGTAGCTGTTGGAAGGTCTTTTACAATTAAAGAGTCTGAAATCAATTTGCCACtattcaatgaaaattccTTCAATACAAGACCAATGCCAGTTAGTAGTGCTTCACAAAATCAAACTCGCGGAGTTCATTTCATCAACCAATCCTTGAAGCTAAGAAGAATCGAATCacaatttgttgaaaaattgaatatactACCGCAACGGCAAAATAGGAAGGAATTGTTGAGGGAGCAACTTCCTCTTgtgaaaaagttttttcacGACTTGGAAGTTTGGAGATCAAGTTGTTCAAGCGATAACGTTAAAAACTTCGAAAACGAGACTTTAAAATTGTATTATTATAGGTCGGTGAGGTTATTGATCCAACCATACCTGGAGTTTTTAGCTCCAGAGGATAGACTTTTCAAGGAGTGTCAAGCTGCTGCAGGTCAGATTTGTCAACTTTATAAGATTTTCCACCAAAAAACTCTTACGGGTCATTCAACACCTGCAGTTCATACAGTTTTCGTTGCGGGTGTCACGTTAATATATTGTATGTGGTTAGCGAGGAATAATGAtgacaaaagaagaagaaaactaGGTGATGCATCCAAACATACAAGGCCATTGATAAGTGCCAGTTTGTTTTCAACTATGGACGATTTGCGTGCCTGCTCAGTATGCCTATATGTCATGACAGAGAGGTCCAAGTTTGCTCGTATTTTTAGAGATAcatttgatcaattgatgaGTGCCACCGTTGGAAACTTAATAGAGCGTTGTGGACCCGATTCATCAGAATTGATTTTCCTTTCACAGTCAAAGGTCAACGGCGGAACCAATGCATTTTCAAACGAGATACTTCCTAATAATACTGGGATGCCACCAGCCGTTGATAGAATCTTCGGCTCAAGACAGGCGGAGGAACATGTTggatttgttgaaatatcacAGGTTGACCCTGAGGAACAGAAAGAACTTAAGAAAAAGCAAGGGGACCTAGAGAAAACATCAGTACCGAAAAGCTTGTCACATCTACTGATAAAGGTTGAAAATCCCCACGAAAATGACCGAGGGAAGCTAAGCTCCTGCTGGCCACATGCTTCCGCAGCGCAATCGGAGGCTAAACAAATTGATTCTTTGGTCGAACAGGACGAAACCAATAATCAATATATAGTAAAGAAACCAACAACATCAGAAGAATCTGATTGGAGGttatttcaacaacagGCACTTTTGCAACAGCATTCAGCTCGACAAAATTTGCAGGCATGTCTGTCATCTTTAAAATACACTCAAAAGCAGGGCGATAGTTTGGCATTCGATAACTTTAAATCCTCCATAAGGCCAGCCGATCGTTCATCCAATATGACAAAAACTTTTATTGAAGATCATGTCAATAACAATGATTTGCAACCCAATTTGAACTCAGGATTGAAAGGAAATGAAATTGCATATAATCAAGGAAATGTCAATGAAATAGGTAATTGCGAGCAGAGTTCGGTCCAGGCATTGACTCCAATGGTCTCTAGTCAAAATGGAAGTCAAGAAAACTCTCCAGATTCCCTATTGAATGGTGGTATCTTATTTAACAATGGAACGCATAATATGATCAACAACATATCCACATGGACAAAAGATTCTGTGGCCAACTTTCTCAGCGATGAGGTTCCGTTTCATGACATGTTTTGTGGTAAGCAAGATGGAACATCTATAaatcagcagcagcagcagtcTTCGATACAACCGCAGCCACAATTACCACATACGCAACAGCTTTATGCTAGTAATCTTTCGGTTTCATCAATAGCCGATAATCGTATTCACAATACATATGAACCTCATAGTTTTCCGGAAACACCAGGAAACTCGGAACCTCACGATAAGATCTTTGAGGAAGTCAACATGGGTGGTGATCTGAAGGGCACTCACGAACAAAGGAAAGCACAGATACAGCTTCCCTCAACGACTTCAAAGGAGGATAAATTTTGGACTGTTAATGACGATTACGGCTTTTTGGCATGA
- the YSH1 gene encoding cleavage polyadenylation factor subunit YSH1 (similar to Saccharomyces cerevisiae YSH1 (YLR277C) and SYC1 (YOR179C); ancestral locus Anc_6.74), translating into MEQLSNSSFKFFSLGGSNEVGRSCHILQFKGKTIMLDAGVHPAYEGLSSLPFYDEFDLSTIDVLLISHFHVDHAASLPYVMQKTNFQGRVFMTHPTKAIYRWLLRDFVRVTSIGASSSGKDENLYSDEDLAESFDRIETVDFHSTVEVNGIKFTAFHAGHVLGAAMYQLEIAGIRILFTGDYSREVDRHLNSAEVPPLPSDVLIVESTFGTATHEPRASRERKLTQLIHNTVIKGGRVLLPVFALGRAQEIMLILDEYWSNHSDDLGGGQVPIYYASNLARKCMNVFQTYVNMMNDDIRRKFRDSQTNPFIFKNISYLKNLEEFQDFGPSVMLASPGMLQSGLSRDILEKWCPEGKNLVLITGYSIEGTMAKFLMLEPESIPSINNPESTIPRRCQVDEISFAAHVDFQENLEFIEQISANNIILVHGESNPMGRLKSALLSNFGSLKGTENEVRVFNPRNCVEVILEFKGIKIAKAVGNIVDEIQREEIIAANNNKDGSRVEKKEDDVEIKAEQSTNKDMTNTVNNAIDLKPVKKNEIKEENRELQNGNEEEIIVSGILVSDEKNFDLNFVSLTDLREHHTELSTTVLRERQKVHVDCKKELIYWHLCQMFGDVGVLLDEDNVTNMVKQENGNRNHTESEDQNGKLVLQVMNDIKLTVVDSTAALEWSQGLITDAVADSIVAILMSVDSAPASVKMSSHSCGGHHCHHPEHTPDEVLQRNSVWKVKQISNLFKEQFGDSFTLLLEKGDDHDMKDEDIYGVITIGKNSARINFSQMKIEECNSNPLKGRVVRILDMGADLAASLC; encoded by the coding sequence ATGGAACAACTTAGTAACTCTTCATTTAAGTTCTTTTCCCTCGGAGGGAGCAATGAAGTTGGACGGTCCTGTCATATCCTGCAGTTCAAGGGAAAGACCATTATGTTGGATGCAGGTGTTCACCCAGCGTACGAAGGTCTCTCTTCATTACCCTTCTATGACGAATTTGATCTTTCAACGATAGATGTTTTGTTAATTTCACATTTTCATGTAGACCATGCAGCCTCGCTGCCCTATGTGATGCAGAAGACCAATTTTCAAGGCAGAGTTTTCATGACACACCCAACAAAAGCAATTTACAGATGGCTCCTGAGAGATTTCGTGAGGGTCACTAGTATTGGTGCATCGTCATCGGgtaaagatgaaaatttgtatTCCGACGAAGACTTGGCCGAGTCCTTTGATCGAATTGAAACAGTCGATTTTCACTCTACGGTAGAGGTTAATGGCATTAAATTTACTGCATTTCACGCAGGTCACGTTCTCGGTGCTGCCATGTATCAACTTGAAATAGCTGGTATCAGAATTTTATTTACCGGTGATTATTCGCGAGAAGTGGATCGTCATTTAAACTCTGCTGAAGTGCCGCCTTTGCCCTCGGATGTTCTTATCGTTGAGTCTACCTTCGGTACTGCAACTCACGAACCTCGTGCAAGTCGGGAGCGTAAATTGACACAATTGATCCACAACACTGTGATTAAAGGTGGGCGGGTTCTGCTACCCGTATTTGCACTGGGAAGAGCGCAAGAAATTATGCTTATATTGGACGAATATTGGTCTAATCATTCTGATGATCTGGGAGGTGGTCAAGTACCAATTTATTACGCTTCCAATCTGGCAAGGAAGTGCATGAATGTCTTTCAAACATACGTGAATATGATGAACGATGATATTCGTCGCAAATTTAGAGACTCTCAAACAAACcctttcattttcaaaaacatttcatatttgaaaaatttagaagaatttcaagacTTCGGACCTAGCGTTATGTTGGCTTCTCCAGGTATGTTGCAAAGTGGTCTCTCTAGAGATATCCTGGAGAAATGGTGCCCTGagggaaaaaatttggtaCTTATCACTGGTTACTCAATTGAAGGTACAATGgccaaatttttgatgctTGAACCGGAGTCTATTCCTTCGATCAATAACCCAGAATCTACAATACCAAGACGTTGCcaagttgatgaaatttcatttgctGCGCATGTGGATTTTCAGGAAAATCTCGAATTTATCGAACAAATCAGTGCAAACAATATTATTCTTGTTCATGGAGAATCGAATCCTATGGGTCGTCTGAAGTCGGCAttattatcaaattttggatcACTAAAAGGAACCGAAAATGAAGTTCGTGTTTTTAATCCTAGAAATTGTGTTGAAGTAATATTGGAATTCAAGGGGATAAAAATCGCCAAAGCAGTAGGAAACattgttgatgaaatacAAAGGGAAGAAATTATTGCAGCCAATAATAATAAGGATGGATCAAGggttgaaaaaaaggaagacGATGTTGAAATCAAGGCAGAGCAAAGTACTAACAAGGATATGACAAATACTGTAAATAATGCAATTGACTTAAAACctgtgaagaaaaatgaaatcaaggaagaaaatagAGAACTGCAGAATGGTAATGAGGAGGAAATTATTGTTTCTGGAATATTAGTTTCAgacgaaaaaaattttgatttaaatTTTGTTTCACTAACTGATTTGAGAGAACATCATACAGAGTTGTCGACCACAGTGCTGAGAGAGAGACAAAAAGTCCATGTGGACTGTAAAAAGGAACTCATATATTGGCATCTTTGTCAGATGTTTGGAGACGTTGGAGTGTTGTTGGATGAGGACAATGTCACAAATATGGTAAAACAGGAGAATGGGAATCGTAATCATACGGAGAGTGAAGACCAAAATGGGAAACTGGTGTTACAGGTTATGAATGATATAAAATTGACCGTGGTTGATAGTACTGCTGCTTTAGAATGGAGTCAGGGTTTAATCACTGATGCAGTCGCAGACTCGATCGTAGCAATATTAATGAGTGTTGATTCTGCACCTGCTAGCGTGAAAATGAGTAGCCATTCTTGCGGCGGTCACCACTGCCATCATCCAGAGCACACACCTGACGAGGTACTACAACGAAATTCAGTCTGGAAAGTTAAGCAGATATCAAACTTATTCAAAGAGCAGTTTGGCGACTCTTTCACTTTGCTTCTTGAAAAAGGTGATGATCATgatatgaaagatgaagatataTATGGCGTTATCACTATTGGCAAAAATAGTGCCCGGATAAACTTTtcacaaatgaaaatagaaGAATGCAATTCGAACCCTTTAAAAGGTCGGGTAGTGAGAATCCTGGATATGGGCGCCGATCTGGCGGCTTCGCTGTGCTAA
- the DBP9 gene encoding ATP-dependent DNA/RNA helicase (similar to Saccharomyces cerevisiae DBP9 (YLR276C); ancestral locus Anc_6.73), which translates to MASNTVSLAADAYLDDSASFKQFHLDSRLLQAIEKSGFHHPTLIQSHAIPLALQEKRDIIAKAATGSGKTLAYLIPVIQTILDYKKTQQDTEGEEEGEEGSTLGIIMVPTRELATQVSNVLGQMTLYCSNEIRSLNVSSQISNSVLNTLLSESPEIIVATPGKLVNLLEDNIKSISLKNLKFLVIDEVDLVLTFGYQDDLTKIAQFLPLKKNLQTFLMSATLNDDIQDLKKQFCRSPAILKFNDDEITKDQTKLLQYYVRVSEFDKFLLCYVIFKLGLIKGKTLIFVNDIDRGYRLKLVLEQFGIRSCILNSELPMNSRQHIVDQFNKNLYHLLIATDDTDYIKEEDETLDEPLEAVKEGEQEEGNKISKNNSHSNKKQKKSQAKKDKEYGVSRGVDFKNVACVLNFDLPTTAKSYVHRIGRTARAGKSGTAISFVVPLKEFGKHKPSMCSTAKRDEKIISRIIKQQSKLGLEMKPYTFNKTQVEGFRYRMEDGFRAVTQVAVREARIKELKEELLASEKLKRHFEENPQELQSLRHDKELHPARVQQHLKRVPEYLLPESVRQGKDKNIGFVPFHNPKKFSKKRGKVHKRSKGAKSDPLENFK; encoded by the coding sequence ATGGCTTCGAACACGGTATCTTTGGCAGCAGATGCTTATTTAGATGACTCAGCTTCTTTCAAACAATTTCATCTGGACTCCAGACTGCTACAGGCAATTGAGAAAAGTGGATTCCATCATCCAACACTAATCCAATCACATGCTATACCTCTGGCTCTACAGGAAAAGAGGGATATTATTGCCAAAGCCGCAACAGGCTCTGGGAAAACTCTAGCATATTTAATACCTGTCATTCAAACCATTTTAGATTATAAAAAGACACAGCAAGATAcagaaggagaagaagaaggagaagaggGAAGTACTTTGGGTATTATAATGGTTCCAACAAGAGAGCTTGCTACCCAGGTTTCTAACGTATTGGGGCAGATGACCTTATACTGTTCCAATGAAATAAGGAGTTTAAATGTGTCTTCTCAAATTTCGAACTCTGTATTGAATACTCTACTTTCAGAGTCACCAGAGATCATTGTTGCAACGCCTGGTAAATTAGTCAACCTTTTAGAAGATAATATCAAatcaatctctttgaaaaaccTGAAGTTTTTAGTGATTGATGAAGTAGATTTGGTTCTAACATTTGGTTATCAAGATGATCTGACTAAGATCGCACAATTTTTACCACTTAAGAAAAATTTACAGACATTTTTGATGAGTGCTACACTGAATGATGATATTCAAGATTTAAAGAAGCAGTTTTGTAGATCTCCAGCGATTCTTAAATTCAATGACGATGAGATCACGAAGGACCAAACGAAGCTGCTACAGTATTACGTTAGAGTATCTGAATTCGATAAATTCCTGTTATGCTATGTGATTTTCAAGCTAGGTCTTATCAAGGGTAAaactttgatttttgttAATGACATTGATAGAGGTTATAGACTAAAACTAGTCTTAGAACAATTTGGTATCAGATCGTGCATCTTGAACAGTGAGCTACCAATGAATTCAAGACAGCACATAGTTGAtcaattcaataaaaatcTTTACCATTTATTGATTGCTACTGATGACACAGATTATATTaaagaagaggatgaaACGTTAGATGAGCCACTTGAAGCTGTTAAGGAAGGCGAACAAGAAGAGGGCAACAAGATTAGCAAAAATAACAGCCACTCAAAcaagaagcaaaagaaatctCAAGCGAAAAAAGATAAGGAATATGGTGTGTCTCGTGGTgtcgatttcaaaaatgttgCTTGTGTTCTTAACTTCGATTTGCCAACGACCGCTAAATCATATGTGCATAGAATCGGCAGAACAGCCCGTGCTGGTAAATCAGGTACAGCCATTTCTTTCGTAGTTCCTTTAAAAGAGTTCGGGAAGCATAAGCCCTCGATGTGTTCGACTGCAAAGAGAGATGAGAAAATCATTTCTCGTATCATCAAACAACAAAGTAAATTGGGTTTGGAAATGAAGCCATACACTTTTAACAAAACACAAGTCGAAGGTTTCCGCTATAGAATGGAAGATGGATTTCGTGCCGTGACGCAGGTTGCTGTCAGAGAAGCaagaatcaaagaattgaaagagGAGCTTTTGGCAAGCGAAAAGCTTAAAAGgcattttgaagagaatcCTCAAGAGTTACAAAGTCTGAGACATGATAAAGAGCTGCATCCAGCTAGAGTTCAGCaacatttgaaaagagtcCCTGAATACCTTTTACCTGAATCGGTAAGGCAAGGAAAGGATAAAAATATCGGGTTCGTACCATTCCACAATCctaaaaaattcagcaaGAAGAGAGGCAAGGTGCATAAACGTAGTAAAGGTGCAAAATCAGATCCTttagaaaattttaaataG
- the SMD2 gene encoding mRNA splicing protein SMD2 (similar to Saccharomyces cerevisiae SMD2 (YLR275W); ancestral locus Anc_6.72) has product MHELIDRPKSELSKEELEQLEEFEFKHGPLSLINDSMLTKTPVIISLRNNHKIIARVKAFDRHCNMVLENVKELWTEKKGKKIMNRERFISKLFLRGDSVIVILKAPVQ; this is encoded by the exons ATGCA TGAACTAATAGATCGTCCTAAATCGgaattatcaaaagaagaactaGAACAACTGGAAGAATTCGAGTTCAAACATGGCCCACTCTCCCTAATAAACGATTCAATGCTTACAAAGACACCAGTCATCATTTCACTTAGGAATAATCACAAAATAATAGCGAGAGTGAAAGCATTTGATAGACATTGTAATATGGTTTTAGAAAATGTTAAAGAATTATGGACAGAGAAGAAAGGCAAAAAGATAATGAACAGAGAACGCTTTATAAGCAAGCTATTTCTTAGAGGAGATTCAGTAATTGTAATATTAAAAGCTCCTGTacaatga
- the MCM5 gene encoding MCM DNA helicase complex subunit MCM5 (similar to Saccharomyces cerevisiae CDC46 (YLR274W); ancestral locus Anc_6.71), with amino-acid sequence MSFDRPEVYSAPVLQGDSANEDDNTEIVKSFKNFVLEFRLGSHFLYRDQLRNNLLVKNYSLVVDMEHLIGYNEDLYKRLADEPSDVVPLFEVSITEVAKRIALLSKVQQSHVDLASEDVSNFPTFQLILTSKANQILLRELNSEHVAKIVRFSGIIISASVLSSRATYLSLMCRTCRHTMSLRINNFNSISGGSVNLPHSCQSTVATANNDNPTEEFSKKNCGPDPYIIIHESSRFIDQQFLKLQEIPESVPVGEMPRNILMTCDRYLTNRVVPGTRVTVVGIYSIYQSRKKAGAGSSNGVAIRNPYIKILGIQTDLETANFWNSIQMFSEEEEEEFLTMSRRSDVYDLLTNSIAPSIYGSKDIKKAIVCLLMGGSKKLLPDGMRLRGDINVLLLGDPGTAKSQLLKFVEKIAPISVYTSGKGSSAAGLTASVQRDPMTREFYLEGGAMVLADGGVVCIDEFDKMRDEDRVAIHEAMEQQTISIAKAGITTVLNSRTSVLAAANPIYGRYDELKSPGENIDFQTTILSRFDMIFIVKDDHNEQRDISIANHVMNIHTGRTSNVESALENEGMEISMEKMKRYITYCRLKCAPRLSAAAAEKLSSQFVSIRKQLLINELESTERSSIPITIRQLEAIIRITESLAKLELSPVAHERHVDEAIRLFQASTMDAASQDPVGGLNSSNSMAEIRRIEHELKRRLPIGWSTSYQTLRREFVDSNRFSQGALDKALYILEKHDTIQLRYQGQNIYRSSA; translated from the coding sequence ATGTCGTTCGACAGACCCGAAGTGTACAGTGCGCCCGTTCTGCAAGGTGATTCAgctaatgaagatgataacACGGAGATTGTCAAGtcttttaaaaattttgtacTGGAATTCAGGCTGGGGTCGCATTTTCTGTACAGAGACCAACTGAGGAACAATCTGTTGGTCAAAAACTACTCCCTCGTGGTCGATATGGAACACCTGATAGGGTATAATGAAGATCTTTACAAAAGGCTGGCGGACGAACCATCGGATGTCGTGCCGCTGTTTGAAGTCTCGATAACTGAGGTGGCCAAGAGAATTGCGCTGCTTTCCAAGGTGCAGCAATCCCATGTAGATTTGGCCTCTGAAGATGTGTCCAATTTCCCgacttttcaattgatccTGACCTCGAAGGCGAATCAGATTCTATTGAGAGAACTGAATTCGGAGCATGTAGCAAAGATTGTCAGGTTTTCAGGCATAATTATATCAGCGTCGGTCCTATCGTCAAGAGCGACATACCTTTCGTTGATGTGTCGCACCTGTAGGCATACCATGTCTCTGAGAATAAACAATTTTAATTCCATCAGTGGTGGTTCAGTGAACTTGCCACATTCATGTCAATCAACCGTGGCAACGGCCAATAATGACAATCCAACCGAAGAGTTTTCCAAGAAAAACTGTGGTCCTGATCCATATATCATCATCCATGAAAGTTCAAGATTTATTGATCAGCAATTCCTAAAGCTGCAGGAAATCCCGGAGTCTGTTCCAGTTGGTGAAATGCCACGTAATATTCTGATGACCTGTGATAGATATCTGACGAATCGCGTTGTTCCAGGTACAAGAGTAACAGTTGTGGGCATTTATTCGATCTATCaatcaaggaaaaaagcTGGTGCTGGTTCATCAAATGGTGTCGCAATAAGAAATCcatatatcaaaatattggGAATCCAGACAGACCTAGAGACCGCCAATTTTTGGAACTCTATTCAAATGTTTTCtgaagaggaggaagaagagttTTTAACAATGAGTAGAAGATCGGATGTCTATGATCTTTTaacaaattcaattgcACCATCAATTTATGGctcaaaagatatcaaaaaagcaATAGTTTGTTTATTAATGGGtggttcaaaaaaacttcTTCCGGATGGCATGAGATTGAGAGGTGATATAAATGTTCTGCTGTTAGGTGATCCTGGTACTGCAAAATCCCAATTACTAAAATTTGTCGAAAAAATCGCTCCAATTTCTGTCTATACTTCGGGCAAAGGTTCCTCTGCTGCTGGTTTAACAGCTAGTGTTCAAAGAGATCCAATGACAAGAGAATTTTACCTTGAAGGTGGAGCAATGGTCCTTGCCGATGGTGGTGTCGTTtgtattgatgaatttgataagaTGAGAGATGAAGATCGTGTTGCAATTCACGAAGCAATGGAACAGCAAACTATTTCTATTGCAAAGGCTGGTATTACAACAGTTCTAAATTCAAGAACAAGTGTTTTAGCCGCTGCAAACCCAATTTATGGTCGTTACGATGAATTAAAATCTCCAGGTGAAAATATTGACTTTCAGACAACTATCCTATCTCGTTTCGATATGATTTTTATTGTCAAAGATGATCATAATGAACAACGGGatatttcaattgcaaATCACGTTATGAATATTCATACAGGCCGTACTTCAAACGTTGAGTCGGCATTGGAAAATGAAGGAATGGAAATTAGTAtggaaaagatgaagaggtaTATAACATACTGTAGACTCAAATGTGCTCCAAGACTCTCAGCAGCAGCTGCTGAAAAACTTTCATCGCAGTTCGTTAGCATTAGAAAACAATTGCTTATTAATGAATTGGAATCTACAGAGAGATCTTCCATTCCAATTACCATTCGTCAATTGGAAGCTATTATACGTATTACTGAATCACTGGCGAAGCTAGAATTAAGCCCAGTGGCTCATGAAAGGCATGTAGATGAAGCAATAAGACTATTCCAGGCCTCAACGATGGATGCTGCCTCACAAGATCCTGTTGGCGGTTTGAACTCAAGCAATTCTATGGCAGAAATCCGTCGCATTGAAcatgaattgaaaagaagacTACCAATAGGTTGGTCAACATCCTATCAAACATTAAGAAGAGAATTTGTCGATTCCAATAGGTTCTCGCAAGGTGCTCTAGACAAAGCTTTATATATTCTGGAGAAGCATGATACTATTCAGCTTAGGTACCAAggtcaaaatatttatagAAGCAGTGCATAG